One genomic region from Cyanobium usitatum str. Tous encodes:
- a CDS encoding EamA family transporter, which yields MSPFSAIPLWFTWALFSAIFASASAVLGKIGLENVEADLGTLIRTGVISIFLPLLIIATGKWSNPFELSQQTWVFITLSGIASGLSSFCFFRALKQGDASLVVPVDRLSLLLVALIGFAFLGERPSAIGWTGLLLIGGGGLLLSLAE from the coding sequence ATGAGCCCGTTTTCAGCCATACCCCTTTGGTTTACATGGGCTTTATTTTCAGCAATTTTCGCTAGTGCGTCTGCAGTACTCGGAAAAATAGGACTTGAAAATGTTGAAGCCGACTTAGGCACCCTTATCCGCACAGGAGTCATATCAATATTCCTACCATTGCTAATAATTGCAACCGGAAAATGGAGCAATCCATTTGAACTATCTCAACAGACTTGGGTATTCATAACCCTTTCAGGCATAGCTAGTGGCCTGTCTTCATTCTGCTTTTTTAGAGCCTTGAAACAGGGAGATGCATCATTAGTAGTACCCGTTGATCGCCTGAGCCTGTTGCTAGTCGCTCTTATTGGCTTCGCCTTTCTTGGCGAACGCCCCTCGGCCATTGGCTGGACAGGACTATTACTCATCGGCGGAGGCGGATTGCTGTTATCGCTAGCCGAATAG
- a CDS encoding cupin domain-containing protein, producing MIHPARPLGVLAALLPAVATVASGAPALSQQVPVVAPRHEQLAPVPGAPTAQVGVAVRRLGGQPLDHDFHALQGRELRLRELTIAPGGSITLHRHDQRPGVAYILEGQMTEWRGPGFTPRVIGPGEAVFEATGVSHWWRNEGTSPARALVVDIVPVSAP from the coding sequence ATGATTCACCCTGCCCGCCCGCTTGGCGTCCTCGCGGCGCTCCTGCCTGCTGTAGCAACGGTCGCCAGCGGCGCTCCGGCCCTTAGCCAGCAGGTTCCCGTTGTGGCTCCCCGTCACGAACAGCTAGCCCCGGTGCCGGGAGCTCCGACCGCCCAGGTAGGGGTGGCGGTGAGGCGCCTCGGCGGCCAGCCGCTCGATCACGACTTCCACGCCCTGCAGGGGCGGGAGCTGCGCCTGCGGGAACTAACCATTGCCCCAGGAGGCAGCATCACCTTGCACCGCCATGACCAGCGCCCCGGGGTTGCCTACATCCTCGAGGGCCAGATGACGGAATGGCGCGGTCCCGGGTTCACCCCCAGGGTGATCGGCCCCGGAGAGGCGGTCTTCGAAGCCACCGGCGTCAGTCACTGGTGGCGCAATGAGGGCACCAGCCCAGCCCGGGCTTTGGTGGTCGATATCGTTCCGGTCTCCGCACCCTGA
- a CDS encoding Fur family transcriptional regulator produces MASATSFPRQQPLLQLLQQADGELSAQELHQRLRATRHSTGLATVYRVLKQLQQAGLVRCRKLPSGEAVYAPVDRDEHHLTCVQCGLIQALPLCRISSGSLGLGAVLLQGFRPLFHTFEIHGLCRRCQQHEIAGNE; encoded by the coding sequence ATGGCTTCCGCGACTTCTTTTCCCAGGCAGCAGCCCCTGCTCCAGCTGCTCCAGCAGGCGGACGGCGAGCTCAGCGCCCAGGAACTGCACCAACGCTTGAGAGCAACGCGGCACAGCACCGGCCTGGCAACTGTTTACAGGGTTCTCAAACAACTGCAGCAAGCCGGATTAGTGCGCTGCCGCAAGCTCCCCAGCGGTGAGGCCGTCTATGCGCCGGTGGATCGAGATGAACACCATCTCACCTGTGTGCAGTGCGGTCTTATCCAGGCTCTCCCCCTTTGTCGGATTAGCAGTGGCAGCCTGGGGCTGGGTGCGGTTTTGCTGCAGGGTTTCAGGCCGCTGTTCCACACCTTTGAAATCCATGGGCTCTGCAGGCGCTGCCAGCAACATGAAATCGCAGGGAATGAGTGA
- a CDS encoding GTP-binding protein: MTVLTGYLGAGKTTLLNRILTHEHGLKVAVIVNEFGEVGIDNQLVVDTDEEIFEMNNGCICCTVRGDLIRIIGNLMKRRDRFDHLVIETTGLADPAPVIQTFIVDEDLRDELRLDAVVTLVDLKHVELHRDTEEVQEQLAFVDVLVLNKADLVSDINPVARLLTSHNADVPMQELLGVQAFELERALSLDPGFLVDEHAHEHDDAVGSVALVEERPMDMEKLGSWISELVSSRGPDLFRMSRVNQVDGEFLAITSTGGDLLLLDFRAGCEELLRGNHDSSLDVVGFSGNGQFLMAAGQVGELLLWELGGTGVRPLAMDPIPLGSGWIDAAAWQPGGLLRVSSSS; this comes from the coding sequence GTGACCGTGCTCACCGGTTACCTCGGGGCCGGCAAGACGACCCTGCTCAACCGGATCCTCACCCACGAGCACGGCCTCAAGGTGGCGGTGATCGTCAACGAGTTCGGCGAGGTGGGCATCGACAACCAGCTGGTGGTTGATACCGATGAGGAGATCTTCGAGATGAACAACGGCTGCATCTGCTGCACCGTGCGCGGCGATCTGATTCGGATCATCGGCAACCTGATGAAGCGGCGTGATCGCTTCGACCACCTAGTAATTGAAACCACCGGCCTGGCCGATCCGGCCCCGGTGATTCAAACGTTCATTGTCGATGAAGACCTGCGCGATGAACTGCGGCTGGATGCGGTGGTCACCCTGGTGGATCTCAAGCACGTTGAGCTGCATAGGGATACGGAGGAGGTGCAGGAGCAGCTGGCCTTCGTCGATGTGCTGGTGCTCAACAAGGCCGATCTGGTGAGCGACATCAACCCCGTGGCTCGCCTGCTCACCAGCCACAACGCCGATGTACCGATGCAGGAGCTGTTAGGCGTTCAGGCCTTCGAGCTGGAGCGTGCCCTAAGCCTCGATCCAGGCTTTTTGGTGGACGAGCACGCCCATGAGCATGACGATGCCGTGGGTTCTGTGGCGCTGGTGGAGGAGCGGCCCATGGACATGGAAAAGTTGGGCAGCTGGATCTCAGAGCTGGTGAGCAGCCGCGGTCCGGATCTGTTCCGCATGTCCCGTGTCAATCAGGTTGATGGTGAGTTTCTAGCCATCACCAGCACCGGTGGTGACTTGCTGCTGCTCGATTTCCGCGCCGGCTGTGAGGAGCTGCTGCGGGGCAACCATGACAGCAGCCTTGACGTGGTGGGTTTCAGCGGCAATGGCCAGTTCCTGATGGCCGCAGGTCAGGTCGGCGAGCTGCTGCTCTGGGAGCTGGGTGGCACCGGGGTGCGGCCGCTGGCCATGGATCCCATCCCCCTGGGCAGCGGCTGGATCGATGCAGCGGCCTGGCAGCCGGGTGGCTTACTGCGGGTCAGCTCATCAAGCTGA
- a CDS encoding SulP family inorganic anion transporter, translating into MFRPHRDVLAGLVVAFAMIPEAIAFSGIAGVDPRVGLFGAFILAVTLAVVGGRSAMITSATGSTALLMTGLVQQGEGLGAGLGLQYLLAAGILTGILQIAWGYLRLAHQMRFVPQPVMAGFVNALAILIFLAQLPQLGLDFFHPDKQAISAAQLPAVYGLLALTLAIIYLLPRLSTVVPSALVAILLSTGLSIHLGLDVPTVASLGILPSGLPQFGLPQVPFNLSTLGLILPTALAISLVGLMETFLTQDILDDLTDSSSSKNIEARGQGIGNIVSSLFGGMAGCALVGQSVMNVGYGGRSRLSTLTSGVSLLAMILLASNWVNQIPMATLVGVMVMIAINTANWDSIRAIRRIPKSDSAVMLLTVVVTVLTHNLAVGLLAGVALAGILFSRKVAKVIEVSSELLAPDHRLYRVRGQLFFVSTIYFRQGFDLHDHPDRISIDMAEAHIWDQSGVTALDQVIRKMKLKGSSVEVLGLNPESTNLFARIGIAPEAGGRGGTPIQVS; encoded by the coding sequence ATGTTCAGACCCCACCGCGATGTCCTGGCTGGTCTTGTGGTGGCCTTCGCCATGATTCCAGAGGCCATTGCTTTCTCCGGCATCGCCGGCGTTGATCCACGCGTTGGCCTTTTTGGAGCCTTCATCCTGGCCGTCACTCTGGCAGTAGTGGGCGGGCGCAGCGCCATGATTACCTCCGCCACCGGCTCCACTGCCCTGTTGATGACGGGCCTGGTGCAGCAGGGCGAGGGGCTTGGCGCGGGCTTGGGCCTGCAATACCTGCTGGCCGCCGGGATCCTCACCGGCATCCTGCAGATCGCCTGGGGCTACCTGCGCCTGGCCCACCAGATGCGCTTTGTGCCCCAGCCCGTAATGGCCGGCTTTGTTAACGCCCTGGCAATCCTGATCTTCCTGGCCCAGTTGCCCCAACTTGGCTTGGATTTCTTCCACCCAGACAAGCAAGCGATCAGCGCCGCCCAGCTGCCGGCGGTGTACGGCCTGCTTGCCCTCACCCTGGCGATCATCTACTTGCTGCCACGGCTCAGCACCGTTGTGCCCTCAGCGCTGGTGGCAATCCTGCTCAGCACAGGGCTTTCGATTCACCTAGGGCTGGATGTGCCCACGGTGGCATCCCTGGGCATCCTGCCCAGCGGCCTGCCCCAGTTTGGCCTGCCCCAGGTGCCCTTCAACCTCAGCACCCTGGGGCTGATCCTGCCCACCGCCTTGGCGATCTCCTTGGTGGGTCTGATGGAAACCTTCCTCACCCAGGACATCCTTGATGACCTCACCGACAGCAGTAGCTCCAAAAACATTGAGGCCCGCGGTCAGGGCATCGGCAACATTGTTAGCTCCCTGTTTGGTGGCATGGCTGGTTGCGCCCTTGTGGGCCAGTCGGTGATGAACGTGGGCTATGGCGGCCGCAGCCGCCTATCGACCTTGACCTCAGGCGTGAGCCTGCTGGCGATGATTTTGCTGGCAAGCAATTGGGTGAATCAGATCCCGATGGCCACCCTGGTGGGGGTGATGGTGATGATCGCCATCAATACCGCCAACTGGGATTCGATCCGCGCCATTCGCCGCATCCCCAAAAGCGATTCCGCTGTGATGCTGCTCACGGTGGTTGTCACCGTGCTCACCCACAACCTGGCGGTTGGTCTGCTGGCGGGCGTGGCCCTAGCCGGCATCTTATTTAGCCGCAAGGTGGCCAAGGTGATTGAGGTGAGCAGCGAGCTTTTAGCTCCAGATCATCGGCTTTACAGGGTGCGGGGTCAGTTGTTCTTCGTGAGCACGATCTATTTCCGCCAAGGCTTCGATCTTCACGACCATCCAGACCGCATCAGCATCGATATGGCAGAAGCCCACATCTGGGACCAGAGCGGTGTAACAGCCCTTGATCAGGTGATCCGCAAAATGAAGCTGAAGGGCAGCTCAGTGGAGGTGCTTGGTCTTAATCCAGAGAGCACCAACCTGTTTGCCCGCATCGGTATCGCCCCTGAGGCGGGCGGGCGAGGGGGCACCCCGATCCAGGTTTCCTAA
- a CDS encoding Coq4 family protein produces the protein MSRFGELLRAANNLKLLAAIGRSGGDLSSVADLVDNMIDSPQMVDSIRRFKEVAGGAEMLEQRYPPLQPDIERLIQLPEGSLGRSYAELIRRLNYDPEFFRPRPIASEAQWLTQRVATTHDIHHVVAGFGTMPAGESGVLAITAAQIGFPAYVLLTTAGQLASFRFQLHRYEELAQAVAHGMAIGHQAHCLAAARWEEGWERPISDWRLELGISDPAAGEAYGLAV, from the coding sequence ATGTCACGGTTCGGGGAGCTGCTGCGGGCAGCCAACAACCTCAAACTGCTGGCGGCTATTGGCCGCAGCGGTGGTGATCTGAGCTCCGTGGCGGATCTGGTCGACAACATGATCGACAGCCCCCAGATGGTCGATTCGATACGGCGCTTTAAGGAGGTGGCTGGTGGAGCAGAAATGCTCGAGCAGCGCTATCCGCCGCTGCAGCCCGACATCGAGCGGCTGATCCAGCTACCAGAGGGGAGCTTGGGCCGCAGCTACGCCGAACTGATTCGCAGGCTCAACTACGACCCCGAATTTTTCCGGCCGCGCCCAATCGCTAGCGAGGCCCAATGGCTCACCCAACGGGTGGCCACCACCCACGACATCCACCATGTGGTGGCTGGTTTTGGCACCATGCCCGCCGGAGAGAGTGGGGTACTGGCGATCACCGCCGCCCAAATCGGCTTTCCCGCCTACGTGCTGCTCACCACCGCCGGCCAACTAGCCAGCTTCCGCTTTCAGCTGCATCGCTATGAGGAGCTAGCCCAGGCGGTGGCCCACGGCATGGCGATCGGCCATCAGGCCCACTGCCTGGCGGCGGCCCGCTGGGAGGAGGGCTGGGAGCGCCCCATCAGCGATTGGCGCCTGGAGCTGGGAATCAGCGATCCGGCTGCTGGCGAGGCCTATGGATTGGCTGTCTAG
- a CDS encoding sensor histidine kinase, whose translation MARALELLLALSLGIGLGLLGSLVIVSWRRRSGLNRALPPPRQLLSWMDSAAIGWILLDRQGLIGHINPRAERILQLDAGRLLLSQPFGDVCPDPDLASSIRIARRQDRPQRLELHSGGHDLDAMVVPGRDGWLVVQLQSRRSLDAQLEQQERWVSDVAHELKTPLTALLLVGDSLAAQVNSQNARLVERLQRELLRLQELVGDLLELSRLENTLPGTGPRAMVVDLPQLVEQVWASVRPLADQRQIALELVAPAQLRLSGDNSRLHRALLNLFDNALRYSPDGGVVRVSLDRRGEWCQLSVADQGPGLSEDDLAHLFERFYRGDPSRARSKRIGSGLGLSIVQQIAVTHGGRIQASNQAEGGAVLEMILPGVVDTACPG comes from the coding sequence TTGGCTAGAGCCCTTGAGCTGCTGCTCGCGTTGAGCCTGGGCATCGGGCTCGGCCTGCTTGGCAGCTTGGTAATTGTCTCCTGGCGGCGCCGCTCTGGCCTAAACCGGGCCCTGCCCCCACCCCGGCAGCTGCTGAGCTGGATGGATTCCGCCGCCATCGGCTGGATCCTGCTGGATCGTCAGGGCCTGATCGGCCATATCAACCCAAGGGCGGAGCGGATCCTGCAACTTGATGCCGGCCGCCTGTTGCTCAGCCAGCCATTTGGTGATGTCTGCCCAGATCCAGACCTAGCCAGCAGCATCCGCATCGCCCGACGCCAGGATCGCCCCCAGCGGCTGGAATTGCACTCCGGCGGCCATGACCTAGACGCCATGGTGGTGCCGGGACGAGATGGCTGGTTGGTGGTGCAACTGCAGAGCCGCCGCTCCCTTGATGCCCAGCTCGAGCAGCAGGAGCGCTGGGTTAGTGATGTGGCCCATGAATTGAAAACCCCCCTCACCGCCCTGCTGCTGGTGGGCGACAGCCTCGCTGCCCAGGTGAATAGCCAGAATGCGCGGCTGGTGGAGCGGTTGCAGCGGGAATTGCTGCGGCTGCAGGAGCTGGTGGGCGACCTACTGGAGCTCTCCCGCCTGGAAAACACCCTGCCGGGTACGGGCCCACGGGCCATGGTGGTGGATCTGCCCCAGCTGGTGGAGCAGGTATGGGCCAGCGTGCGGCCGCTGGCAGATCAACGCCAGATAGCTCTTGAGCTAGTTGCACCAGCGCAGTTGCGGTTGAGCGGCGACAATTCCCGCCTGCACCGGGCCCTGCTCAACCTTTTTGATAACGCCCTGCGCTACAGCCCCGATGGGGGGGTGGTGCGGGTCAGCCTCGATCGCCGCGGTGAGTGGTGCCAGCTGAGCGTGGCGGATCAGGGCCCCGGGCTTAGCGAAGACGACCTCGCCCATCTGTTTGAGCGCTTTTACCGAGGTGATCCATCTCGGGCCCGCAGTAAACGGATCGGCAGTGGCCTGGGCTTGTCGATCGTGCAGCAGATCGCCGTTACCCACGGCGGCCGGATCCAGGCCAGCAACCAGGCTGAAGGAGGCGCCGTGCTTGAGATGATCCTGCCGGGCGTAGTCGACACCGCCTGCCCTGGCTAG
- a CDS encoding cupin domain-containing protein, which produces MELHADLSQRAVLDTNALEWNHSPMAGVERHLLDRNGGEIARATSIVRYAPGSRFERHFHGGGEEILVLEGTFSDEQGDYPAGSYLRNPAGSSHAPFSETGCTILVKLHQMHPADQQQLAINTNKEAWLPGLVKGLEVMPLHAFGSEHLALVRWAPGTVFHPHSHPGGEEILVLSGVFQDEHGTYPAGSWLRNPTGSVHRPWSEAGCTIWVKTGHLPETMAQQC; this is translated from the coding sequence ATGGAGCTCCATGCAGACCTCAGTCAGCGGGCAGTGCTCGACACCAACGCTCTCGAATGGAACCACTCCCCGATGGCGGGGGTGGAGCGGCACCTGCTTGATCGCAATGGCGGCGAAATAGCCCGGGCAACCTCGATCGTGCGCTATGCCCCAGGCAGCCGCTTTGAGCGCCATTTTCATGGCGGCGGCGAGGAGATCCTGGTGCTGGAGGGCACCTTCTCAGATGAGCAGGGCGACTACCCAGCCGGCAGCTACCTGCGCAACCCCGCTGGCTCTAGCCATGCTCCATTCAGCGAGACGGGCTGCACCATTCTGGTGAAGCTGCACCAGATGCACCCTGCAGATCAGCAGCAGCTGGCAATCAATACCAATAAAGAAGCCTGGCTTCCTGGTTTAGTCAAAGGGTTGGAGGTGATGCCGCTACACGCCTTTGGCTCTGAACATCTAGCTCTGGTGCGTTGGGCGCCGGGCACGGTGTTTCACCCCCACAGCCATCCAGGTGGGGAGGAGATTCTGGTGCTCTCTGGCGTATTCCAGGACGAACATGGCACCTATCCGGCTGGCAGCTGGCTGCGCAATCCAACCGGCAGCGTGCACAGGCCATGGAGCGAAGCCGGTTGCACGATCTGGGTTAAGACCGGCCATCTGCCGGAGACGATGGCTCAGCAGTGCTAG
- a CDS encoding response regulator — translation MTPERRTNPIRILIADDEANIRRILETRLRLAGFEVAAAVNGMQALELFRSFEPDALVLDVMMPELDGFAVTERIRAQTEVPIILLTSLGDVGDRLTGLKLGADDYILKPFSPKELELRIRCVLRRSSPSLLSGKQTNNGADRKPASSHWLIVGNFRVDLTRRKAYRGDERIRLTGMEFSLLELLINRAGEPVSRLDILEQVWGYRPTKSNDSRVVDVHISRLRAKVEEDVEIPELILTTRGKGYMFRRTSQEEMALIV, via the coding sequence TTGACCCCAGAACGTCGTACCAATCCCATCCGAATACTGATTGCCGATGACGAGGCGAACATCCGGCGCATATTGGAAACGCGGCTGCGTCTAGCTGGCTTTGAGGTGGCTGCGGCAGTCAATGGCATGCAGGCTCTTGAACTCTTCCGCAGCTTTGAGCCGGATGCACTTGTTCTTGATGTGATGATGCCAGAGCTTGATGGCTTCGCTGTGACCGAGCGGATCCGGGCTCAAACAGAAGTGCCGATTATTTTGCTCACTTCTTTGGGTGATGTAGGCGACCGCCTCACTGGACTAAAGCTTGGCGCCGATGACTACATACTCAAGCCATTTAGCCCTAAAGAGCTTGAGCTACGTATTCGCTGTGTGCTGAGAAGAAGCTCTCCATCCCTTCTCAGCGGCAAGCAAACAAATAATGGTGCTGACCGCAAGCCTGCAAGCAGTCATTGGCTCATTGTAGGCAATTTCAGAGTTGATCTAACGCGCCGTAAGGCCTATCGCGGTGATGAGCGCATCCGTCTTACGGGAATGGAATTCAGTCTGCTAGAGCTATTGATCAACCGTGCAGGTGAGCCAGTGAGTCGGTTGGACATCCTTGAGCAGGTTTGGGGCTACAGACCCACGAAATCTAATGACAGTAGAGTGGTAGACGTTCACATATCACGACTGCGCGCAAAAGTGGAAGAGGATGTAGAGATTCCAGAACTTATTCTTACAACGCGAGGCAAAGGTTACATGTTTCGTCGCACCAGCCAGGAAGAAATGGCTCTCATAGTATGA
- a CDS encoding AbrB family transcriptional regulator: MITGSELLAKVKEMGDVSKSELVRECGYVSTKKDGGERLNFTAFYEALLGAKGVSLGSDSGGRGKGGRSLSYVATVQGNGNLLVGKAYTAVLDLIPGDEFEIKLGRKQIKLIPLGSAEEE, from the coding sequence ATGATTACCGGATCCGAACTGCTCGCCAAAGTCAAGGAAATGGGCGATGTCTCCAAGTCAGAGCTCGTGCGTGAGTGCGGCTATGTGAGCACCAAAAAAGACGGCGGCGAACGCCTCAACTTCACCGCGTTCTATGAGGCCCTGCTCGGTGCCAAGGGGGTAAGCCTCGGCAGCGATAGCGGCGGCCGGGGCAAAGGGGGGCGCAGCCTTAGCTATGTCGCAACTGTTCAGGGCAACGGCAATCTGCTGGTGGGCAAGGCCTACACCGCCGTGCTCGACCTAATTCCCGGCGATGAGTTCGAGATCAAGCTGGGCCGTAAGCAAATCAAACTTATTCCTTTGGGCAGCGCAGAGGAGGAGTGA